The following are encoded together in the Triticum dicoccoides isolate Atlit2015 ecotype Zavitan chromosome 6B, WEW_v2.0, whole genome shotgun sequence genome:
- the LOC119326700 gene encoding uncharacterized protein LOC119326700 — protein sequence MLRLHKWILTELLLPSTSAYAISPLHRLISAAAPAVSPNPSSFAVEDYLVSSCGLTRPQAAKASARLSHLKSPAKPDAVLSFLAGLGLSGADVAALVAKDPQLLCAGVEKTLAPNVAGLTGLGLSRSEIARLVSLSRNSFRYRSIVSKLQYYMPLFGSFENLLRALKRNFYLLSSDLDGIVKPNVAYLQECGLGACDIAKLCISRPGLLTTNPERLQGMVARAENIGVPCSSGMFSHALHAVACFSKEEIAARVDYLKNTFMWTDAEVGIAVSKAPLILTRSKESLQRRSEFLISKVGLEPAYIACRPAMLTYSLEGRLRPRYYVVKFLKESGLLDHDRHYFGAVMISEKVFVEKFICPHKDAAPHLAEDYVTACRGEVPARFSFT from the coding sequence ATGCTCCGCCTCCACAAATGGATCCTCACCGAACTGCTCCTTCCTTCCACCTCCGCCTACGCCATCTCCCCTCTCCACCGCCTcatctccgccgccgcgcccgccgtctcCCCCAACCCTAGTAGCTTCGCCGTGGAGGACTACCTCGTCTCCTCCTGCGGCCTCACCCGACCACAGGCCGCCAAGGCCTCCGCCAGGCTCTCCCACCTCAAATCCCCCGCCAAGCCCGACGCCGTCCTctccttcctcgccggcctcggcctctccggcgccgatgtcgccgccctcgtcgccaAGGACCCGCAGCTCCTCTGCGCCGGTGTGGAGAAAACCCTGGCCCCCAACGTCGCGGGGCTCACTGGCCTTGGTCTCTCGCGTTCTGAGATCGCACGCCTCGTCTCGCTCTCCCGTAACAGCTTCCGCTACAGATCCATCGTCTCCAAGCTGCAGTACTACATGCCTCTCTTTGGGTCCTTTGAGAACCTCCTCCGGGCCCTCAAGAGGAACTTCTACCTTCTCTCGTCTGACCTCGACGGCATCGTCAAGCCCAATGTCGCTTATCTGCAGGAGTGCGGGCTAGGTGCTTGTGATATTGCCAAGCTATGCATCAGTCGACCAGGTCTGCTCACCACCAATCCAGAGCGCTTGCAGGGCATGGTGGCACGCGCCGAAAACATAGGTGTGCCCTGTAGTTCTGGGATGTTCAGCCACGCGCTGCATGCTGTTGCATGTTTCAGCAAAGAGGAGATCGCAGCCAGGGTGGACTACTTGAAGAACACGTTCATGTGGACAGATGCTGAGGTGGGCATTGCTGTTTCTAAGGCTCCATTGATACTGACAAGGTCCAAGGAATCGCTGCAGCGCAGGTCTGAGTTCCTCATCTCCAAGGTGGGGTTAGAACCGGCATATATTGCTTGTCGTCCAGCAATGCTCACGTATAGCTTGGAGGGCCGGCTCAGACCCCGGTACTATGTTGTCAAATTTCTCAAGGAAAGTGGATTGCTAGATCATGACCGGCACTACTTTGGTGCAGTCATGATCAGCGAGAAGGTATTCGTCGAGAAGTTCATATGCCCTCATAAGGATGCTGCACCGCATCTCGCTGAAGATTATGTAACAGCTTGCAGAGGGGAGGTTCCAGCTAGATTCAGTTTTACATGA